One window from the genome of Leptospira broomii serovar Hurstbridge str. 5399 encodes:
- a CDS encoding 7TM-DISM domain-containing protein, protein MRLFSRKYDQRKLLLISVAMLLLVCTVSCVDSGSGTPNVRAVKGVIDLRDTNLWGNIIPLAGQWEFRWGELFYPGKGFQQPPEYETVPGIWRDYDHHFPLMGHASYKLHLRLSGKEENLVLRIPRLPGIYSVYLGNRQVFANGITGENSAGTFFIAHPVIRNIPIKESEFDLIVNVSNYRGNFLKGGIRNGFLLGGADILFTSGLTDAFRDTLLICVIFSVGLYHIVFFASYRKDYVPAFFAVFCLLVSFYTFITSNIQYSLIPEFPLDLRIRLEFLCEVSFFQIIYLMMREMYPRQYKEKWMLVAMSSTVLFTAAITILSETDVVTLYSFFMYFPPIYTAILLYGIGSAWKAGENKAKKICLSGLILVVAMINDVTYGLFEVYILFPYSFPVGLVGFIIFNSYLISVRFTEDLEKSKDFADLQVRYNEQLKHNAEEKAKAALEINRNMDSELKSLMYELESKEKNDRSFQKLKVELSDTMTNVRDMVFLMNYQGTKTELVEEELKKFLKENPSSGDLHVEIQNISESLRIDQCLQVHKIFLEVSGKILKKGTKEKINLFWGREGTSVLLRISQSGFGTSNEDKFEFVISDIRSRTDKLNGRYVLLTEKGNLEFELRVPT, encoded by the coding sequence GTGCGCCTTTTTTCCCGGAAATACGATCAAAGAAAACTTCTATTAATTTCGGTTGCTATGCTTTTGCTAGTCTGCACCGTGTCATGCGTTGATTCCGGGAGTGGGACTCCGAATGTTCGTGCAGTCAAGGGAGTCATCGATTTACGGGATACGAATCTTTGGGGTAATATCATTCCGTTAGCCGGGCAGTGGGAATTTAGATGGGGGGAGCTCTTTTATCCAGGGAAGGGATTTCAACAGCCGCCTGAATACGAAACCGTTCCCGGAATTTGGAGAGATTACGATCATCACTTTCCTTTGATGGGGCATGCATCATATAAACTTCATTTACGGTTGAGCGGAAAGGAGGAGAATCTTGTCTTGCGAATTCCCAGGCTTCCGGGTATTTATTCTGTATATTTGGGAAACAGACAGGTTTTTGCGAATGGGATTACCGGAGAGAATTCTGCGGGAACTTTTTTTATCGCCCATCCCGTCATTCGAAACATTCCGATTAAAGAATCTGAATTCGATCTGATCGTTAATGTTTCGAATTATCGAGGAAATTTTTTAAAAGGAGGAATCCGAAACGGGTTTCTTCTCGGCGGCGCCGACATCCTCTTTACGAGCGGATTAACGGATGCGTTTCGCGATACTCTTTTGATCTGCGTGATCTTTTCGGTAGGTTTATATCATATCGTCTTTTTTGCTTCCTATCGTAAGGATTACGTTCCCGCCTTCTTCGCCGTCTTTTGCCTATTGGTTTCATTTTATACTTTCATAACTTCTAATATACAATATTCGCTTATTCCGGAATTTCCGCTGGACTTAAGAATTCGATTGGAATTTCTTTGCGAAGTCTCTTTCTTTCAGATCATTTACTTGATGATGCGGGAAATGTATCCTCGTCAATACAAAGAAAAGTGGATGCTCGTAGCAATGAGCTCGACCGTTTTGTTTACGGCGGCTATTACGATTTTGAGCGAAACGGATGTGGTCACTTTATATTCGTTTTTTATGTATTTTCCCCCGATATATACGGCGATTCTACTCTACGGGATCGGATCAGCATGGAAAGCGGGCGAAAATAAGGCCAAAAAGATTTGCTTGTCGGGTTTGATTTTGGTCGTAGCGATGATAAACGACGTGACTTACGGGTTGTTCGAAGTCTATATTCTTTTCCCATATAGTTTTCCAGTAGGGTTAGTCGGATTTATCATATTTAATTCATATTTGATTTCGGTCCGATTTACCGAGGATTTGGAAAAATCCAAAGACTTCGCGGATTTGCAGGTTCGATATAATGAACAATTGAAGCACAACGCGGAGGAGAAAGCGAAGGCCGCACTCGAAATTAATCGCAATATGGATTCCGAATTGAAATCTCTGATGTACGAGCTGGAATCGAAGGAGAAGAACGATCGGTCCTTCCAAAAATTGAAAGTCGAACTAAGCGACACAATGACTAACGTTCGTGACATGGTTTTTCTAATGAATTACCAGGGAACGAAAACCGAATTAGTGGAAGAAGAGTTGAAGAAATTTCTCAAGGAAAATCCGAGTTCGGGAGATCTGCATGTCGAAATTCAGAACATATCCGAATCCTTGCGGATCGACCAATGTCTCCAAGTGCATAAAATATTCCTCGAGGTATCCGGGAAGATTCTGAAAAAAGGAACGAAGGAAAAAATTAACCTTTTTTGGGGGAGAGAAGGTACTTCAGTGCTTTTAAGAATTTCACAGAGCGGATTCGGGACTTCCAACGAAGATAAGTTTGAATTCGTAATTTCCGATATTCGGTCAAGGACGGATAAATTGAACGGGCGCTATGTCCTTCTTACAGAAAAGGGAAATCTCGAGTTCGAACTCAGGGTTCCTACCTAA
- a CDS encoding cytochrome-c peroxidase, translated as MIKKRLIAMTGFLLFAILACGPSEKTKLLMEDAKRNFGTIPAKMPGSQNDTPELVKLGEKLYFEKKLSVNDTQACSSCHNISGKGAGVDNLPTSPGALGKNGDRNSPTSLNAGFHVAQFWDGRAADLKAQAKGPILNPGEMAMSSEAAVEKKLSEIPEYVELFAKAFPKQEKKITYDNLAEAIAAFERTLITKDRFDEFQNGNHRSLNSEEQKGLDAFVSTGCIQCHNGPLLGGNSFRKLGQVNSYENVEDKGRFTLTKNAADLYVFKVPSLRNVALTGPYFHDGKVKTLDEAVKKMAFIQLGKELSSEEIGSIVSFLKALSDKNRSN; from the coding sequence ATGATTAAAAAACGCCTCATCGCGATGACTGGTTTCCTTCTATTCGCAATTTTGGCCTGCGGTCCGTCCGAAAAGACGAAACTACTGATGGAAGATGCAAAAAGGAACTTCGGGACGATTCCGGCAAAAATGCCCGGATCTCAAAATGACACGCCTGAGTTGGTAAAACTCGGAGAAAAGCTCTACTTCGAAAAGAAGCTCTCCGTAAACGATACCCAAGCGTGCAGTTCCTGCCATAACATCAGTGGAAAAGGTGCAGGAGTCGATAATTTACCCACCTCTCCAGGTGCGCTTGGCAAAAATGGGGATAGGAATTCTCCTACTTCTTTGAATGCAGGATTTCATGTGGCGCAATTCTGGGATGGGCGAGCGGCTGATTTAAAGGCTCAGGCTAAAGGACCTATCCTAAATCCCGGAGAAATGGCGATGTCGTCCGAAGCTGCTGTGGAAAAGAAGCTTTCAGAGATACCTGAATATGTTGAATTATTTGCCAAAGCGTTTCCGAAACAAGAAAAGAAGATTACATATGACAATCTGGCCGAAGCAATTGCCGCATTCGAAAGAACCCTTATTACTAAGGATCGTTTTGATGAATTCCAAAACGGAAACCACCGATCTTTAAATTCGGAAGAGCAAAAAGGATTAGATGCGTTTGTATCTACTGGATGCATTCAATGCCATAATGGTCCTCTTTTAGGCGGAAATTCGTTCCGAAAATTAGGACAAGTTAATTCCTATGAAAATGTGGAAGACAAAGGAAGATTTACTTTAACGAAAAACGCAGCGGATCTTTACGTGTTTAAGGTTCCTTCTTTACGAAATGTCGCATTAACCGGGCCATATTTTCATGATGGAAAAGTGAAGACTTTGGATGAAGCGGTGAAGAAAATGGCGTTTATTCAACTAGGAAAGGAACTTTCTAGCGAAGAAATTGGCTCAATCGTCAGTTTCTTGAAAGCATTATCCGATAAAAATCGGTCTAACTAG
- a CDS encoding citrate/2-methylcitrate synthase, with amino-acid sequence MSDFVELKVGDQVHRIPLITGTDGKKGIDIRELHDKTGLTSYDPGFFNTAYAQSKISRRDPNTGDLHYRGYDVAELVHYSTFVETSYLLIYGELPDEKQLKEFSTKLSKHSLIHEDMINLFDGFPGKAHPLAILSVMVSSLSSYYQDEYEEYLDRGIDQAARLLAKIRTIAAFSYKKMIGQPFVYPVDRHPYCTNFLYMLFSLPSVKYQPSEDHDRILNQLWILYADHEQNVSNTTVQLIGSTQANIFASISSAISALWGSREGGRQVAAVELIEDIIKSKLSVPEYFERFTKGEVHFHSTGFGHDAYKAKSKRSIIAQKLFSDFYRQKKLDPIAEIALQVDEHLSKDPFFIQKNLYPNLEFYSAVLFHSLGIPKELFTAMQAIGKLPGWLAHWREQRLSADYSKVRPRQIYTGHSPRKYKQILER; translated from the coding sequence ATGAGCGACTTCGTGGAATTGAAAGTTGGAGACCAGGTTCACCGTATTCCGTTGATTACGGGAACGGACGGAAAGAAGGGAATCGATATTCGTGAACTACACGATAAAACGGGTCTTACTTCGTACGACCCCGGATTCTTCAATACTGCCTACGCGCAGAGTAAAATATCGCGACGAGATCCGAACACGGGAGATCTTCATTATCGCGGTTACGACGTCGCCGAATTAGTTCATTATTCTACGTTCGTGGAAACCAGTTACTTACTTATCTATGGCGAGCTTCCGGACGAGAAGCAATTAAAGGAATTTTCCACTAAACTGTCCAAACATAGCCTAATCCATGAAGATATGATCAATCTCTTCGACGGATTTCCGGGAAAGGCTCACCCACTCGCAATTCTATCCGTAATGGTCTCGTCTCTTTCCAGTTATTACCAGGACGAATACGAAGAGTATTTGGATAGAGGAATCGATCAAGCAGCGAGACTTCTCGCAAAAATCCGTACGATCGCAGCATTTTCCTACAAGAAGATGATCGGGCAGCCTTTCGTGTATCCGGTAGATAGGCATCCTTATTGTACGAATTTTCTATATATGCTTTTTTCTCTCCCGTCGGTTAAATATCAACCTTCGGAAGATCATGATCGTATTCTAAATCAATTGTGGATTTTATACGCTGACCACGAACAAAACGTTTCGAATACTACGGTGCAATTAATCGGCTCGACCCAAGCTAATATCTTTGCCTCGATTTCCTCCGCGATCAGCGCTCTGTGGGGATCAAGAGAAGGAGGTCGACAAGTCGCAGCTGTCGAATTGATCGAAGATATTATCAAATCCAAGCTTTCCGTTCCGGAATATTTCGAACGATTCACCAAAGGCGAAGTTCATTTCCATTCCACCGGATTCGGACACGATGCATACAAAGCAAAAAGTAAACGCTCCATCATCGCCCAAAAATTGTTCTCCGACTTTTATAGACAGAAAAAATTGGATCCGATCGCGGAAATCGCATTGCAAGTGGACGAGCATTTGAGCAAAGATCCCTTCTTTATACAAAAGAACTTATATCCGAATTTGGAATTCTATAGCGCAGTGCTGTTTCATAGTTTAGGAATTCCGAAAGAACTCTTTACTGCGATGCAAGCGATCGGGAAACTTCCCGGCTGGTTAGCGCATTGGAGAGAGCAACGACTTTCTGCAGATTATTCAAAGGTACGTCCTCGCCAGATTTATACCGGTCATTCTCCCAGAAAATATAAGCAGATTTTAGAAAGATAA
- a CDS encoding AraC family transcriptional regulator: protein MKLNPIFFLHFWIQFGTALSLLLAMMELAKKRESKLPSGMFFLALLLASVESRLGLTLVPEALDKTWLWIFFFPSVWAIGPALLLISRNMVQFALDREISIGPHFLPAIFLLSGECLAILFLPEEFRKEGIYNAVHGNKIDFLTFVAVFGFIHQTAYSLLLWILFRRVSRETEIPLSSLVYTSLLVIITTIELCWLGYFLKSTDVLAVGASFQTLGIVLIFIFSSRYPYFFISLKTEIQQKRYERTQIAGVDLHAVQTRLQELMELEKIYREEALKIQDLASRLLLSPHQLSRILNERYGKNFNEFVNGFRIEEAKNLLLEEEDRTVLSIGYEVGFNSKSTFNAQFLKIAEMTPQEWRKKGRIS from the coding sequence TTGAAACTCAATCCGATTTTTTTTCTTCATTTCTGGATCCAATTCGGAACGGCTCTTTCGCTTCTGTTAGCCATGATGGAGCTGGCAAAAAAGAGGGAATCAAAACTTCCAAGCGGCATGTTTTTTTTGGCTCTTCTTTTGGCGTCCGTCGAGAGCCGGCTCGGGCTGACTCTCGTTCCGGAGGCCCTGGACAAGACATGGCTTTGGATTTTCTTCTTCCCGTCCGTTTGGGCCATCGGACCCGCCCTTTTGTTAATCTCGAGAAATATGGTTCAGTTCGCTCTGGACAGGGAAATCTCGATCGGGCCTCACTTTCTTCCCGCAATATTTCTGCTTTCGGGAGAATGTCTCGCGATCCTGTTTCTTCCGGAAGAATTCAGAAAGGAGGGAATCTACAACGCAGTCCATGGAAACAAAATCGATTTTCTAACGTTCGTTGCAGTCTTCGGGTTTATACATCAGACCGCATATTCGTTGCTTCTCTGGATTCTGTTTCGACGAGTCTCAAGAGAAACGGAAATTCCTCTTTCTTCTCTGGTTTATACATCCCTGCTCGTAATTATCACGACGATCGAACTTTGCTGGCTGGGCTATTTTCTGAAAAGCACGGACGTACTAGCGGTCGGTGCAAGTTTTCAAACTCTCGGAATCGTATTAATTTTCATATTCTCGTCCCGATACCCGTATTTTTTTATCTCCTTAAAAACCGAAATACAGCAAAAGCGCTATGAACGAACCCAGATCGCCGGGGTCGACTTGCACGCCGTTCAGACCCGATTGCAAGAACTGATGGAGTTGGAAAAAATTTATCGGGAAGAGGCTTTGAAAATCCAAGATCTTGCGTCGAGGCTACTTCTTTCCCCCCACCAACTTTCCAGGATTTTGAACGAAAGATACGGCAAGAATTTCAATGAGTTCGTAAACGGATTTAGAATCGAAGAGGCAAAAAATTTGCTTTTGGAGGAGGAGGACCGAACTGTTTTGTCGATCGGCTACGAGGTTGGCTTCAATTCCAAATCCACATTCAACGCCCAATTTTTAAAAATCGCCGAAATGACCCCTCAAGAATGGAGAAAAAAAGGTCGCATTTCATAA